In a single window of the Elaeis guineensis isolate ETL-2024a chromosome 8, EG11, whole genome shotgun sequence genome:
- the LOC105050834 gene encoding probable WRKY transcription factor 11: protein MAVDLMGYSKMDDQIAIQEAATAGLRSMEHLIFQLSHHKSPQLDCREIADVTVSKFKKVISILNRTGHARFRRGPTAAQAPQTRTLAPIPLQSQPIQPAAPHPPPPPPPQTLTLDFTKPNPGTYPLVVEGGETAASQYTKESFSMSNPMSSANSSFMTSITGDGSVSNGKQGSSLLFNPVTPSAGKPPLSSSYKKKCHEHAHSEYVPGGRCHCSKRRKSRVKKTIRVPAISAKMADIPPDEYSWRKYGQKPIKGSPYPRGYYKCSSLRGCPARKHVERAPDDPSMLIVTYEGEHRHTQNPVPESTEALVSYSTPPVRSDQI from the exons ATGGCCGTTGATCTTATGGGCTACTCTAAGATGGACGACCAGATCGCTATCCAGGAGGCGGCGACCGCCGGCCTCCGGAGCATGGAGCACCTCATCTTCCAGCTCTCCCACCACAAGTCCCCGCAGCTCGACTGCCGGGAGATCGCCGATGTCACCGTCTCCAAGTTCAAGAAGGTGATCTCCATCCTCAACCGCACCGGCCATGCTCGCTTCCGGCGGGGCCCCACGGCGGCGCAGGCTCCCCAGACCCGGACCCTCGCGCCGATTCCCCTCCAGTCGCAGCCAATCCAGCCGGCAGCACCGCAcccgccgcctcctcctcctccccagaCCCTGACGCTGGACTTCACCAAGCCGAACCCGGGCACGTACCCCCTTGTCGTCGAAGGCGGCGAGACCGCCGCCAGCCAGTACACCAAGGAGAGCTTCAGCATGTCGAACCCGATGTCCTCGGCGAACTCGTCGTTCATGACGTCCATCACCGGCGATGGCAGCGTCTCCAACGGTAAGCAGGGGTCATCCCTGCTCTTCAACCCTGTCACCCCTTCCGCCGGCAAGCCGCCGCTGTCCTCCTCTTACAAGAAGAAGTGCCACGAGCACGCCCATTCCGAGTACGTTCCCGGCGGCCGCTGCCACTGCTCCAAGAGAAG gAAGTCTCGGGTGAAGAAGACGATCAGAGTTCCGGCGATAAGCGCGAAGATGGCCGACATCCCTCCTGATGAGTATTCCTGGCGCAAGTACGGGCAGAAGCCCATCAAGGGCTCCCCCTACCCGAG GGGTTACTACAAGTGCAGCAGCCTGAGGGGTTGCCCGGCGAGGAAGCACGTGGAGCGGGCGCCCGACGACCCATCGATGCTGATCGTAACGTACGAGGGGGAGCACCGCCACACCCAGAACCCTGTACCCGAGTCCACGGAAGCTCTCGTCTCATATTCGACTCCTCCTGTGAGATCTGATCAGATCTGA